In one Rhopalosiphum padi isolate XX-2018 chromosome 3, ASM2088224v1, whole genome shotgun sequence genomic region, the following are encoded:
- the LOC132923670 gene encoding glucose-6-phosphate exchanger SLC37A2 isoform X2 produces MSSPTNSVPYGVQILQKVSDKCPSLSRIVDRENLYKYSVLVLTFITYAAYHASRKPISVVKIVLYQNCSEVTTPPPINNTDPDWCNWAPFNAENHSALFGTLDSAFLFAYAIAMFFSGIIAERVNIRIFLTIGMLLSGTACSMFGLAHYYNIHSMWYFIGVQIFGGICQTTGWPGVVTAMGNWFGKGNRGFIFGIWNSHTSIGNIIGTLLASLYVESNWGLSFIVPGIFIITSGILNYLFLVVHPSDINSNTHLNEKVQNGHKALERNGIRRQSPHRDYNIPEENEILKGSSEEDEVKEKTEGSPILSHLNGSPKKAVGFIGAIKIPGVIEFSMCLFFAKLVSYTFLYWLPNYIKYSSTYSPSQSADLSTLFDVGGIFGGIAAGIFSDMFGKSACTCAVMLFLAIPSLYAYNLLSSVNLIVNIALLVIAGGLVNGPYALITTAVSAELGTHSSLKGNSKALSTVTSIIDGTGSIGAAVGPLLAAYISNMFGWTSVFYMLMGSNVLAILLLTRLVKRELQNVG; encoded by the exons ATGTCGTCGCCGACTAACTCCGTCCCATATGGCGTACAGATTCTGCAAAAGGTTTCCGACAAGTGTCCCAGCCTCAGCCGGATTGTCGACCGTGAAAATCT gtataaatatagtGTTCTTGTTTTGACATTCATCACCTATGCGGCTTATCATGCATCTCGAAAACCTATTAGtgttgttaaaattgtattgtaccaAAACTGTTCTGAAGTTACTACTCCTCCTCCTATTAACAACACAGATCCTGATTGGTGTAACTGGGCACCATTTA ATGCTGAAAACCACAGTGCTTTGTTTGGAACATTGGATTCGGCATTTCTTTTTGCCTATGCGATAGCAATGTtttttag tggtATTATTGCGGAACGCGTGAATATACGAATTTTTCTAACAATTGGAATGCTTTTATCTGGTACAGCTTGCTCAATGTTTGGATTAgctcattattacaatatacattccATGTGGTATTTTATCGGAGTTCAG atATTTGGTGGTATATGTCAAACTACTGGATGGCCAGGTGTTGTAACTGCAATGGGAAATTGGTTTGGCAAAGGAAATAGag GATTTATATTTGGTATTTGGAATTCTCACACATCTATTGGAAATATAATTGGTACTTTACTTGCCAGTTTGTATGTTGAATCCAATTGGGGATTATCATTTATTGTTCctggaatatttataattacttctggaattttaaactatttgtttCTTGTGGTTCATCCATctgatataaatagtaatactcATTTGAATGAAAAAGTTCAGAATGGTCACAAG GCATTAGAAAGAAATGGAATACGAAGACAATCTCCTCATCGTGACTATAATATACCAGAAGAAAATGAAATTTTGAAGGGCAGTTCAGAAGAG gatgaagtaaaagaaaaaactgAAGGCAGCCCAATCCTTTCTCATTTAAATGGTTCACCAAAAAAAGCTGTTGGTTTTATTGGTGCCATAAAAATTCCT ggTGTAATTGAATTCTCTATGTGTTTATTCTTTGCAAAACTAGTCAGTTACACTTTTCTATACTGGTTaccaaattatattaagtattctt cCACTTATAGTCCTTCACAAAGTGCAGATTTGTCTACTTTATTTGATGTTGGTGGTATTTTTGGTGGAATTGCTGCAGGAATATTTAGTGATATGTTTGGAAAAAGTGCATGTACATGTGCAGTCATGTTATTTTTGGCCATTCCATCT ctATATGCTTACAATTTGTTGTCTTCGGTCaatttaattgtaaacattGCTTTATTAGTTATTGCTGGTGGTTTAGTTAATGGGCCATATGCACTGATTACTACTGCGGTATCTGCTGAACTAGGAACACACAGTTCTTTAAAAGGAAATTCCAAAGCATTATCTACTGTTACATCTATAATTGATGGCACTGGATCAATTG gaGCAGCCGTTGGACCTCTTCTGGCTGCTTACATATCCAACATGTTTGGCTGGACAAGTGTTTTTTATATGCTTATGGGTTCCAATGTACTTGCAATATTG ttgcTTACACGACTGGTCAAGCGAGAACTCCAGAATGTTGGCTAG
- the LOC132923670 gene encoding glucose-6-phosphate exchanger SLC37A2 isoform X4, giving the protein MSSPTNSVPYGVQILQKVSDKCPSLSRIVDRENLYKYSVLVLTFITYAAYHASRKPISVVKIVLYQNCSEVTTPPPINNTDPDWCNWAPFNAENHSALFGTLDSAFLFAYAIAMFFSGIIAERVNIRIFLTIGMLLSGTACSMFGLAHYYNIHSMWYFIGVQIFGGICQTTGWPGVVTAMGNWFGKGNRGFIFGIWNSHTSIGNIIGTLLASLYVESNWGLSFIVPGIFIITSGILNYLFLVVHPSDINSNTHLNEKVQNGHKDEVKEKTEGSPILSHLNGSPKKAVGFIGAIKIPGVIEFSMCLFFAKLVSYTFLYWLPNYIKYSSTYSPSQSADLSTLFDVGGIFGGIAAGIFSDMFGKSACTCAVMLFLAIPSLYAYNLLSSVNLIVNIALLVIAGGLVNGPYALITTAVSAELGTHSSLKGNSKALSTVTSIIDGTGSIGAAVGPLLAAYISNMFGWTSVFYMLMGSNVLAILLLTRLVKRELQNVG; this is encoded by the exons ATGTCGTCGCCGACTAACTCCGTCCCATATGGCGTACAGATTCTGCAAAAGGTTTCCGACAAGTGTCCCAGCCTCAGCCGGATTGTCGACCGTGAAAATCT gtataaatatagtGTTCTTGTTTTGACATTCATCACCTATGCGGCTTATCATGCATCTCGAAAACCTATTAGtgttgttaaaattgtattgtaccaAAACTGTTCTGAAGTTACTACTCCTCCTCCTATTAACAACACAGATCCTGATTGGTGTAACTGGGCACCATTTA ATGCTGAAAACCACAGTGCTTTGTTTGGAACATTGGATTCGGCATTTCTTTTTGCCTATGCGATAGCAATGTtttttag tggtATTATTGCGGAACGCGTGAATATACGAATTTTTCTAACAATTGGAATGCTTTTATCTGGTACAGCTTGCTCAATGTTTGGATTAgctcattattacaatatacattccATGTGGTATTTTATCGGAGTTCAG atATTTGGTGGTATATGTCAAACTACTGGATGGCCAGGTGTTGTAACTGCAATGGGAAATTGGTTTGGCAAAGGAAATAGag GATTTATATTTGGTATTTGGAATTCTCACACATCTATTGGAAATATAATTGGTACTTTACTTGCCAGTTTGTATGTTGAATCCAATTGGGGATTATCATTTATTGTTCctggaatatttataattacttctggaattttaaactatttgtttCTTGTGGTTCATCCATctgatataaatagtaatactcATTTGAATGAAAAAGTTCAGAATGGTCACAAG gatgaagtaaaagaaaaaactgAAGGCAGCCCAATCCTTTCTCATTTAAATGGTTCACCAAAAAAAGCTGTTGGTTTTATTGGTGCCATAAAAATTCCT ggTGTAATTGAATTCTCTATGTGTTTATTCTTTGCAAAACTAGTCAGTTACACTTTTCTATACTGGTTaccaaattatattaagtattctt cCACTTATAGTCCTTCACAAAGTGCAGATTTGTCTACTTTATTTGATGTTGGTGGTATTTTTGGTGGAATTGCTGCAGGAATATTTAGTGATATGTTTGGAAAAAGTGCATGTACATGTGCAGTCATGTTATTTTTGGCCATTCCATCT ctATATGCTTACAATTTGTTGTCTTCGGTCaatttaattgtaaacattGCTTTATTAGTTATTGCTGGTGGTTTAGTTAATGGGCCATATGCACTGATTACTACTGCGGTATCTGCTGAACTAGGAACACACAGTTCTTTAAAAGGAAATTCCAAAGCATTATCTACTGTTACATCTATAATTGATGGCACTGGATCAATTG gaGCAGCCGTTGGACCTCTTCTGGCTGCTTACATATCCAACATGTTTGGCTGGACAAGTGTTTTTTATATGCTTATGGGTTCCAATGTACTTGCAATATTG ttgcTTACACGACTGGTCAAGCGAGAACTCCAGAATGTTGGCTAG
- the LOC132923670 gene encoding glucose-6-phosphate exchanger SLC37A2 isoform X1: MSSPTNSVPYGVQILQKVSDKCPSLSRIVDRENLYKYSVLVLTFITYAAYHASRKPISVVKIVLYQNCSEVTTPPPINNTDPDWCNWAPFNAENHSALFGTLDSAFLFAYAIAMFFSGIIAERVNIRIFLTIGMLLSGTACSMFGLAHYYNIHSMWYFIGVQIFGGICQTTGWPGVVTAMGNWFGKGNRGFIFGIWNSHTSIGNIIGTLLASLYVESNWGLSFIVPGIFIITSGILNYLFLVVHPSDINSNTHLNEKVQNGHKALERNGIRRQSPHRDYNIPEENEILKGSSEEKKPSTSPQEVSIPLGDISSKELSLLPSNKDEVKEKTEGSPILSHLNGSPKKAVGFIGAIKIPGVIEFSMCLFFAKLVSYTFLYWLPNYIKYSSTYSPSQSADLSTLFDVGGIFGGIAAGIFSDMFGKSACTCAVMLFLAIPSLYAYNLLSSVNLIVNIALLVIAGGLVNGPYALITTAVSAELGTHSSLKGNSKALSTVTSIIDGTGSIGAAVGPLLAAYISNMFGWTSVFYMLMGSNVLAILLLTRLVKRELQNVG, translated from the exons ATGTCGTCGCCGACTAACTCCGTCCCATATGGCGTACAGATTCTGCAAAAGGTTTCCGACAAGTGTCCCAGCCTCAGCCGGATTGTCGACCGTGAAAATCT gtataaatatagtGTTCTTGTTTTGACATTCATCACCTATGCGGCTTATCATGCATCTCGAAAACCTATTAGtgttgttaaaattgtattgtaccaAAACTGTTCTGAAGTTACTACTCCTCCTCCTATTAACAACACAGATCCTGATTGGTGTAACTGGGCACCATTTA ATGCTGAAAACCACAGTGCTTTGTTTGGAACATTGGATTCGGCATTTCTTTTTGCCTATGCGATAGCAATGTtttttag tggtATTATTGCGGAACGCGTGAATATACGAATTTTTCTAACAATTGGAATGCTTTTATCTGGTACAGCTTGCTCAATGTTTGGATTAgctcattattacaatatacattccATGTGGTATTTTATCGGAGTTCAG atATTTGGTGGTATATGTCAAACTACTGGATGGCCAGGTGTTGTAACTGCAATGGGAAATTGGTTTGGCAAAGGAAATAGag GATTTATATTTGGTATTTGGAATTCTCACACATCTATTGGAAATATAATTGGTACTTTACTTGCCAGTTTGTATGTTGAATCCAATTGGGGATTATCATTTATTGTTCctggaatatttataattacttctggaattttaaactatttgtttCTTGTGGTTCATCCATctgatataaatagtaatactcATTTGAATGAAAAAGTTCAGAATGGTCACAAG GCATTAGAAAGAAATGGAATACGAAGACAATCTCCTCATCGTGACTATAATATACCAGAAGAAAATGAAATTTTGAAGGGCAGTTCAGAAGAG AAAAAACCCAGTACTTCCCCACAAGAGGTCTCTATACCTCTTGGCGATATTTCATCTAAGGAGTTGTCATTGTTACCTTCTAACAAG gatgaagtaaaagaaaaaactgAAGGCAGCCCAATCCTTTCTCATTTAAATGGTTCACCAAAAAAAGCTGTTGGTTTTATTGGTGCCATAAAAATTCCT ggTGTAATTGAATTCTCTATGTGTTTATTCTTTGCAAAACTAGTCAGTTACACTTTTCTATACTGGTTaccaaattatattaagtattctt cCACTTATAGTCCTTCACAAAGTGCAGATTTGTCTACTTTATTTGATGTTGGTGGTATTTTTGGTGGAATTGCTGCAGGAATATTTAGTGATATGTTTGGAAAAAGTGCATGTACATGTGCAGTCATGTTATTTTTGGCCATTCCATCT ctATATGCTTACAATTTGTTGTCTTCGGTCaatttaattgtaaacattGCTTTATTAGTTATTGCTGGTGGTTTAGTTAATGGGCCATATGCACTGATTACTACTGCGGTATCTGCTGAACTAGGAACACACAGTTCTTTAAAAGGAAATTCCAAAGCATTATCTACTGTTACATCTATAATTGATGGCACTGGATCAATTG gaGCAGCCGTTGGACCTCTTCTGGCTGCTTACATATCCAACATGTTTGGCTGGACAAGTGTTTTTTATATGCTTATGGGTTCCAATGTACTTGCAATATTG ttgcTTACACGACTGGTCAAGCGAGAACTCCAGAATGTTGGCTAG
- the LOC132923670 gene encoding glucose-6-phosphate exchanger SLC37A2 isoform X3: protein MSSPTNSVPYGVQILQKVSDKCPSLSRIVDRENLYKYSVLVLTFITYAAYHASRKPISVVKIVLYQNCSEVTTPPPINNTDPDWCNWAPFNAENHSALFGTLDSAFLFAYAIAMFFSGIIAERVNIRIFLTIGMLLSGTACSMFGLAHYYNIHSMWYFIGVQIFGGICQTTGWPGVVTAMGNWFGKGNRGFIFGIWNSHTSIGNIIGTLLASLYVESNWGLSFIVPGIFIITSGILNYLFLVVHPSDINSNTHLNEKVQNGHKKKPSTSPQEVSIPLGDISSKELSLLPSNKDEVKEKTEGSPILSHLNGSPKKAVGFIGAIKIPGVIEFSMCLFFAKLVSYTFLYWLPNYIKYSSTYSPSQSADLSTLFDVGGIFGGIAAGIFSDMFGKSACTCAVMLFLAIPSLYAYNLLSSVNLIVNIALLVIAGGLVNGPYALITTAVSAELGTHSSLKGNSKALSTVTSIIDGTGSIGAAVGPLLAAYISNMFGWTSVFYMLMGSNVLAILLLTRLVKRELQNVG from the exons ATGTCGTCGCCGACTAACTCCGTCCCATATGGCGTACAGATTCTGCAAAAGGTTTCCGACAAGTGTCCCAGCCTCAGCCGGATTGTCGACCGTGAAAATCT gtataaatatagtGTTCTTGTTTTGACATTCATCACCTATGCGGCTTATCATGCATCTCGAAAACCTATTAGtgttgttaaaattgtattgtaccaAAACTGTTCTGAAGTTACTACTCCTCCTCCTATTAACAACACAGATCCTGATTGGTGTAACTGGGCACCATTTA ATGCTGAAAACCACAGTGCTTTGTTTGGAACATTGGATTCGGCATTTCTTTTTGCCTATGCGATAGCAATGTtttttag tggtATTATTGCGGAACGCGTGAATATACGAATTTTTCTAACAATTGGAATGCTTTTATCTGGTACAGCTTGCTCAATGTTTGGATTAgctcattattacaatatacattccATGTGGTATTTTATCGGAGTTCAG atATTTGGTGGTATATGTCAAACTACTGGATGGCCAGGTGTTGTAACTGCAATGGGAAATTGGTTTGGCAAAGGAAATAGag GATTTATATTTGGTATTTGGAATTCTCACACATCTATTGGAAATATAATTGGTACTTTACTTGCCAGTTTGTATGTTGAATCCAATTGGGGATTATCATTTATTGTTCctggaatatttataattacttctggaattttaaactatttgtttCTTGTGGTTCATCCATctgatataaatagtaatactcATTTGAATGAAAAAGTTCAGAATGGTCACAAG AAAAAACCCAGTACTTCCCCACAAGAGGTCTCTATACCTCTTGGCGATATTTCATCTAAGGAGTTGTCATTGTTACCTTCTAACAAG gatgaagtaaaagaaaaaactgAAGGCAGCCCAATCCTTTCTCATTTAAATGGTTCACCAAAAAAAGCTGTTGGTTTTATTGGTGCCATAAAAATTCCT ggTGTAATTGAATTCTCTATGTGTTTATTCTTTGCAAAACTAGTCAGTTACACTTTTCTATACTGGTTaccaaattatattaagtattctt cCACTTATAGTCCTTCACAAAGTGCAGATTTGTCTACTTTATTTGATGTTGGTGGTATTTTTGGTGGAATTGCTGCAGGAATATTTAGTGATATGTTTGGAAAAAGTGCATGTACATGTGCAGTCATGTTATTTTTGGCCATTCCATCT ctATATGCTTACAATTTGTTGTCTTCGGTCaatttaattgtaaacattGCTTTATTAGTTATTGCTGGTGGTTTAGTTAATGGGCCATATGCACTGATTACTACTGCGGTATCTGCTGAACTAGGAACACACAGTTCTTTAAAAGGAAATTCCAAAGCATTATCTACTGTTACATCTATAATTGATGGCACTGGATCAATTG gaGCAGCCGTTGGACCTCTTCTGGCTGCTTACATATCCAACATGTTTGGCTGGACAAGTGTTTTTTATATGCTTATGGGTTCCAATGTACTTGCAATATTG ttgcTTACACGACTGGTCAAGCGAGAACTCCAGAATGTTGGCTAG
- the LOC132923671 gene encoding putative fatty acyl-CoA reductase CG5065 yields the protein MMTDNNNDLGCQDWNAPPSDGTVVDFYDGASVFVTGGTGFVGKALIEKLLRSCSGLKNIYLLIRPKRGKDIECRFQELLENPVFDRIRSTDDAEKVFEKVVCINGDVSDPDLGLSAEDRQRLCSDVTIVFHSAATVKFNETLRTAVTLNTLGTQRVVDLCRSMPKLKAMIHVSTAYSNADKATIQESVYKPPADPGFVINCCQKMSEDDLREMGRRMQGNHPNTYTMTKAMAEWVVAEQADDIPAAIVRPSIVTAAWKEPFEGWVDNMSGITGIMMEIGRGTIRSIVCDQKLRVDIIPVDILVNTLITSAWHTATYRQNAVRVYNCTSGALNPLRWEELGNLCQYHSLTAPSKYLQWYPGFSFRTNRMVHRLCEILFHFVPAFVLDIVLRLTGSKPMMLKIYRRFKMAARTGEFFALHQWDFISKNIQELNKDISFVDRRTFPVDITQVVWDTYVKDYVFGIRNYVLKDPPSTIPQALSKLQRFYWMHRMAQCAFIGIVMHVLKSK from the exons ATGATGACCGACAACAACAACGATCTCGGCTGCCAGGACTGGAACGCGCCGCCGTCTGATGGGACAGTGGTCGACTTCTACGACGGCGCGTCGGTGTTCGTCACCGGCGGCACGGGATTCGTAGGCAAAGCTCTGATCGAGAAGCTGCTCAGATCGTGCTCCGGTCTGAAGAACATTTACCTGCTGATCAGGCCTAAGCGGGGCAAAGACATAGAGTGCCGTTTCCAGGAACTGTTGGAAAATCCG GTGTTCGATCGCATTCGGTCCACAGATGACGCGGAAAAAGTATTCGAGAAAGTGGTGTGCATCAACGGTGACGTATCCGACCCCGACCTGGGTTTGAGCGCCGAGGACAGGCAAAGGCTGTGTTCCGACGTGACAATAGTCTTCCACTCAGCAGCCACAGTCAAGTTTAACGAAACCCTCCGCACCGCCGTCACACTCAACACATTGGGCACGCAACGCGTCGTAGACCTTTGCCGGTCGATGCCAAAGTTAAAG GCTATGATCCATGTATCGACAGCGTACTCGAATGCGGATAAAGCAACGATCCAAGAGTCAGTGTACAAGCCACCTGCAGATCCCGGGTTCGTAATCAACTGCTGCCAGAAAATGTCCGAGGACGACCTACGGGAGATGGGTCGGCGGATGCAGGGTAACCATCCGAACACGTATACTATGACCAAAGCCATGGCCGAGTGGGTAGTCGCCGAACAAGCGGATGACATACCAGCGGCAATCGTCAGGCCCAGTATAG TGACTGCCGCTTGGAAAGAACCGTTCGAAGGATGGGTAGACAACATGAGTGGCATCACGGGTATCATGATGGAGATAGGACGGGGCACGATTAGAAGCATCGTGTGCGACCAGAAGCTCCGAGTGGACATCATACCTGTCGATATTCTAGTGAATACGCTAATAACGTCTGCCTGGCACACGGCCACATACag GCAAAACGCCGTCCGGGTGTACAACTGCACGTCCGGAGCTTTGAACCCGCTCCGCTGGGAGGAACTGGGCAACCTGTGCCAGTACCACTCTCTGACCGCGCCGTCCAAGTACTTGCAGTGGTATCCGGGCTTCTCGTTCCGCACCAACCGCATGGTGCACAGGCTGTGCGAGATCCTGTTCCACTTCGTGCCCGCGTTCGTGCTGGACATCGTGCTCCGGCTCACCGGTTCCAAGCCCAT GATGTTGAAAATTTATCGTAGATTCAAAATGGCTGCTCGAACCGGTGAATTTTTTGCACTTCATCAGTGGGATTTTATCAGCAAGAACATCCAGGAGCTTAACAAAGACATTTCATTTGTCGATAGGCGGACGTTTCCCGTAGACATCACTCAAGTAGTGTGGGACACATACGTCAAGGACTATGTGTTTGGCATACGAAACTACGTGCTCAAAGATCCACCATCGACCATCCCACAAGCGTTGAGTAAACTACAAAG attttatTGGATGCATAGGATGGCACAATGCGCGTTTATCGGGATAGTAATGCATGTTCTCAAATCAAAGTGA